One Pseudodesulfovibrio senegalensis DNA segment encodes these proteins:
- a CDS encoding aminopeptidase, which produces MSDTTSELEHKPQSAWKVYSAPGHRDAMDAMAREYVDFLSRCKTERLVMDYVRERAAAAGFSEDFSADAVMRIQRGKTGFLARKGKRPLSEGFRLVGAHADSPRLDLKQRPLYEDTEICLAKTHYYGGIRKYQWLTMPLAMYGVVVKKDGEIVRIAVGDDPADPVLTITDLLPHLAYKEVEKKVSVAFEAEKLNVVLGQCPVDSDGEDEKGLVKKRILTLFNERYGITEADFISAELQVVPAGPARFVGLDSSLIGGYGQDDRSSVFCGLEALLAETEPEYTQIVLFWDKEEIGSDGATGAKSLFFEYTLEELVDAWEPGTRLSRVMMNGQALSADVAAAVDPDHKDVHEERNAAYLGYGPCFNKFTGHRGKVAANDAHPEFIARLRGLFDEAGIPWQMSELGKVDAGGGGTVAKYLAVYGMDIIDVGAPVLSMHSPFELCSKADIYATTLAFREFLKS; this is translated from the coding sequence ATGAGCGATACCACCAGTGAACTGGAGCATAAGCCGCAAAGCGCGTGGAAGGTCTATTCCGCGCCCGGACACCGCGACGCCATGGACGCCATGGCCCGCGAATACGTGGACTTTTTGAGCCGCTGCAAAACCGAGCGGCTGGTCATGGACTATGTGCGGGAACGGGCTGCAGCCGCCGGGTTCAGCGAGGATTTCTCGGCTGACGCGGTCATGCGTATCCAGCGCGGCAAAACCGGATTTCTGGCCCGCAAGGGCAAACGCCCGCTTTCCGAAGGGTTTCGCCTTGTGGGCGCACACGCCGACTCCCCGCGTCTGGACCTCAAGCAACGCCCCTTGTACGAAGACACGGAAATCTGCCTTGCCAAGACCCACTATTACGGCGGCATCCGCAAGTATCAGTGGCTGACCATGCCGCTGGCCATGTATGGCGTGGTGGTCAAAAAGGACGGGGAAATCGTGCGCATTGCCGTGGGCGACGATCCTGCGGACCCGGTGCTGACCATCACCGATCTTTTGCCGCATCTGGCCTACAAGGAAGTGGAGAAAAAGGTTTCCGTGGCCTTTGAGGCCGAAAAGCTGAACGTTGTTCTTGGCCAATGCCCGGTCGATTCCGACGGGGAAGACGAAAAAGGCTTGGTCAAGAAACGGATTCTCACGTTGTTCAACGAGCGGTACGGCATTACCGAGGCCGATTTCATCAGCGCGGAATTGCAGGTGGTTCCGGCTGGTCCGGCCCGGTTTGTGGGGCTGGATTCCTCGCTTATCGGCGGGTACGGGCAGGATGACCGCTCCAGCGTATTTTGCGGACTGGAGGCATTGTTGGCCGAGACAGAACCGGAATATACGCAGATCGTCCTGTTCTGGGACAAGGAAGAGATCGGTTCGGATGGTGCCACCGGGGCCAAGTCCCTGTTTTTCGAGTACACCCTTGAAGAGCTGGTGGACGCATGGGAACCGGGAACCCGGCTTTCCCGCGTGATGATGAACGGTCAGGCCCTTTCTGCCGACGTGGCCGCCGCCGTGGACCCGGACCACAAGGACGTCCACGAAGAACGCAACGCCGCATACCTCGGGTACGGCCCATGCTTCAACAAGTTCACCGGCCATCGGGGCAAGGTGGCTGCCAACGATGCGCACCCCGAATTCATTGCCCGCTTGCGCGGTCTGTTTGATGAGGCGGGCATTCCGTGGCAGATGTCCGAACTGGGCAAGGTGGACGCCGGAGGCGGCGGCACCGTGGCCAAGTATCTGGCCGTGTACGGCATGGACATCATCGACGTGGGCGCTCCGGTGCTTTCCATGCACAGCCCGTTCGAGCTGTGCAGCAAGGCGGACATTTATGCCACCACCTTGGCGTTCCGCGAATTCCTGAAATCCTGA
- the selB gene encoding selenocysteine-specific translation elongation factor, which translates to MPVVMGTAGHIDHGKTTLVKALTGIDCDRLSEEKKRGITIELGFAFLDFEDGSRLSVVDVPGHEKFVKNMVAGAAGIDFVLLVIAADEGIMPQTREHLDICSLLGIRTGMVALTKTDMVDEEWLEMVQEEVVAYLEPTFLSGCVIVPVSGRTGEGVAELKKELAALKAGFAAKRRSDLARLPVDRVFTMKGHGTVVTGTLVSGSLQVGEDVQLFPDDRTARVRGLQSHGISVEQAPAGRRTAVNLQGVDVADMQRGQVLARPGTLFPHDSWVVELSLLESSPLPLKHRKEIHFHHGAREVLARIHLLDRDKLMPGETAICQMRFPTPLAGVYGDRVVLRSFSPLRTIAGGRILSPSAHAIKRFSPAVDGLAALTSDSPEEVILGQLGLAGANGVSFAELMTMSDLESKALEKHLGTMAGQQKVALFDKEERRYVSGALVAGLQDSLLAFLADFHARESMKPGMARGEIASSWGRGLPAKLFHLVVERLVKKGDVVADQQVLRLKDHKVSLASDTELVRETLLRAYEKGGIRPPNLKDALEPTGMSPREAAPVLQVLRDQGELVRINEDMYYHAPALEDLKNRVRGFLADHEEMSARDFKDMTDLSRKFIIPVLEFFDKEKLTVRVGDVRHLRKGTSS; encoded by the coding sequence ATGCCCGTCGTCATGGGAACCGCCGGTCACATCGACCATGGCAAGACAACGCTGGTCAAGGCGCTTACCGGAATCGATTGCGACCGACTTTCCGAAGAAAAAAAGCGCGGTATCACCATAGAATTGGGGTTTGCATTCCTTGATTTCGAGGATGGCTCCCGTCTTTCCGTGGTGGACGTGCCCGGGCACGAAAAGTTCGTCAAGAACATGGTGGCCGGGGCCGCCGGCATTGATTTCGTTCTTCTGGTCATTGCTGCGGACGAAGGCATCATGCCCCAGACCCGCGAACATCTGGACATCTGCTCCCTGTTGGGTATCCGCACCGGCATGGTCGCCCTGACCAAGACGGACATGGTGGACGAGGAATGGCTGGAAATGGTTCAGGAAGAGGTGGTCGCCTACCTTGAGCCGACTTTTTTGTCCGGCTGTGTCATCGTGCCTGTTTCCGGACGCACCGGAGAGGGCGTGGCAGAGCTCAAAAAGGAATTGGCCGCGCTCAAGGCCGGGTTTGCGGCAAAGCGGCGGTCCGATCTGGCCCGGCTCCCTGTGGACCGCGTCTTCACCATGAAGGGGCACGGCACGGTGGTCACCGGAACGCTGGTTTCCGGCTCCTTGCAGGTGGGCGAGGACGTGCAGCTTTTTCCCGATGACCGCACCGCCCGGGTTCGCGGTTTGCAGTCCCATGGAATAAGTGTGGAGCAGGCTCCGGCAGGACGGCGCACGGCCGTCAATCTTCAGGGCGTGGACGTGGCCGATATGCAGCGCGGACAGGTGCTGGCGCGTCCGGGCACGCTTTTTCCTCATGACAGCTGGGTGGTGGAGCTTTCCTTGCTGGAATCGTCGCCCCTGCCGCTCAAGCACCGCAAGGAAATTCATTTTCACCACGGCGCGCGGGAGGTTCTGGCCAGAATCCATTTGTTGGACCGCGACAAGCTCATGCCGGGCGAGACCGCCATTTGCCAGATGCGTTTTCCCACTCCGTTGGCGGGCGTATATGGCGACAGGGTGGTCCTGCGCTCGTTCTCGCCGCTGCGGACCATTGCGGGCGGCCGCATCCTCAGCCCGTCCGCACATGCCATCAAGCGTTTTTCCCCGGCTGTGGACGGCCTTGCCGCGTTGACTTCCGATTCCCCGGAGGAGGTCATTCTTGGCCAGCTTGGTCTGGCCGGAGCCAATGGTGTGAGTTTTGCCGAACTCATGACCATGTCCGACCTTGAGTCCAAGGCGCTGGAAAAGCATTTGGGCACCATGGCCGGACAGCAAAAGGTCGCCCTGTTCGACAAGGAGGAGCGTCGGTATGTGTCCGGTGCGCTTGTTGCCGGATTGCAGGATTCCCTGCTGGCGTTTTTGGCCGATTTCCATGCCCGCGAATCCATGAAGCCCGGCATGGCGCGGGGCGAGATAGCCTCGTCATGGGGCAGAGGCTTGCCCGCCAAATTGTTTCACCTCGTGGTGGAGCGGCTCGTGAAAAAGGGCGACGTGGTGGCGGACCAGCAGGTTTTGCGGCTCAAGGATCACAAGGTCTCGTTGGCTTCGGACACCGAGCTTGTGCGCGAGACCCTGTTGCGGGCTTATGAAAAGGGCGGCATTCGTCCGCCCAATCTCAAGGACGCGCTGGAACCAACGGGCATGAGTCCGCGCGAGGCCGCGCCCGTATTGCAGGTGCTGCGAGATCAGGGCGAGTTGGTCAGGATCAACGAGGACATGTATTACCATGCCCCTGCGCTGGAAGACCTCAAAAACCGCGTGCGGGGCTTTCTTGCCGACCATGAGGAGATGAGCGCACGCGATTTCAAGGACATGACCGACCTGAGCCGCAAGTTCATCATTCCGGTGCTGGAATTTTTCGACAAGGAAAAGCTGACCGTGCGCGTGGGCGACGTGCGTCATCTGCGCAAGGGGACGTCTTCGTGA
- a CDS encoding lipid-binding SYLF domain-containing protein, giving the protein MYIMNCVCKQLCILALCLVVAGCGARRSAGQADSGPKADLAQQVVDKSVRAMEDFMKRDPDHGVAFLVENAAGIMIFPSVGKVGFVAAFEGGTGVACAHTDRGWSYPSFMALSGASVGLQAGIKGGAVVLVFLSRELFEDALAGGVSYKLRGGLTIWNLSDGNTPWGLTRELDTVLLTDWDGFYAGASLGGAGLAGRTPLNEAYYGVNGIDAGDILFHSRHVNFGADSLRGLLDSMHLEQNKKDGMFVIPSS; this is encoded by the coding sequence ATGTATATCATGAATTGTGTGTGCAAACAGCTATGTATTTTGGCCCTGTGCCTTGTGGTAGCCGGTTGCGGCGCGCGCCGCAGTGCCGGCCAGGCCGATTCCGGCCCCAAGGCCGACCTTGCCCAGCAGGTCGTGGACAAGTCTGTGCGCGCAATGGAAGATTTCATGAAGCGCGATCCTGATCACGGGGTCGCGTTTCTTGTTGAGAACGCTGCCGGAATCATGATTTTTCCCTCGGTAGGCAAGGTCGGTTTCGTGGCGGCCTTTGAAGGCGGCACCGGCGTTGCCTGCGCGCACACGGACCGGGGGTGGAGTTACCCCTCGTTCATGGCTTTGAGCGGGGCTTCGGTGGGCTTGCAGGCGGGAATCAAAGGTGGAGCCGTTGTGTTGGTATTCCTGAGCCGGGAACTGTTCGAAGACGCGCTGGCGGGTGGCGTTTCCTACAAGCTGCGCGGCGGCCTGACCATCTGGAACCTGAGCGACGGCAACACGCCGTGGGGATTGACCCGCGAACTGGACACCGTGCTGCTCACCGATTGGGACGGCTTTTACGCCGGGGCTTCGCTGGGCGGGGCCGGGCTGGCCGGACGTACTCCATTGAATGAAGCCTATTACGGTGTGAACGGCATTGACGCCGGGGATATTCTCTTTCACTCCCGGCACGTGAATTTCGGAGCGGACAGCCTTCGCGGGCTTCTGGACTCCATGCATTTGGAGCAAAACAAAAAGGACGGAATGTTTGTCATTCCGTCCTCTTGA
- the murA gene encoding UDP-N-acetylglucosamine 1-carboxyvinyltransferase, with the protein MDKLIVEGGVPLHGRITVSGSKNAALPILMACLLAEGPVALSNVPRLRDIHTSLRLLDILGCETEFSGNEATSCVTNLSPEAPYDLVKTMRASVLCLGPLLARLGEARVALPGGCAIGARPVDLHLKGLERMGAEFELTEGYILGKSGRLKGAHITFDFPTVGGTENLLMAASLAEGETILENAAREPEVTDLANFLNAMGAKITGQGTSVLRVQGVEKLTGCSYRVMPDRIEAGTYLVAAAITGGELEVADCPFQELDAVSYKLREMGVWLEERDDHVLVRPEGRIRGVDVVTQPYPGFPTDMQAQLMALMCVADGTGSIEEKIFENRFMHVQELARLGANITLKGRMGIVRGVDQLVGAQVMASDLRASASLVLAGLAASGRTEISRIYHLDRGYEGIEDKLSGVGARIWREKE; encoded by the coding sequence ATGGATAAGTTGATTGTGGAAGGTGGTGTTCCGTTGCATGGACGGATTACCGTGAGCGGTTCCAAGAACGCGGCCCTGCCCATTCTCATGGCCTGTCTGCTGGCCGAAGGGCCTGTGGCGCTTTCCAATGTTCCGCGGCTGCGCGATATTCATACCTCACTCCGTTTGCTGGACATCCTGGGTTGCGAAACCGAGTTTTCCGGCAACGAGGCTACCTCCTGCGTCACCAATCTCAGCCCGGAAGCCCCGTATGATCTGGTCAAGACCATGCGCGCGTCCGTGTTGTGCCTTGGCCCGCTGCTGGCGCGTCTGGGCGAGGCCCGGGTGGCCCTGCCGGGCGGTTGCGCCATCGGTGCCCGGCCTGTGGACCTTCACCTCAAGGGACTGGAGCGCATGGGGGCCGAGTTCGAATTGACCGAAGGATACATCCTCGGCAAAAGCGGTCGCCTCAAGGGCGCGCACATCACCTTTGATTTTCCCACGGTGGGCGGCACGGAAAACCTGCTTATGGCCGCAAGCCTTGCCGAGGGCGAGACAATTCTTGAAAACGCGGCCCGCGAGCCCGAGGTCACGGACCTTGCCAACTTTCTCAATGCCATGGGCGCCAAGATCACCGGGCAGGGGACCAGCGTGCTCCGCGTGCAGGGCGTGGAAAAACTGACCGGCTGCTCGTACCGGGTCATGCCGGACCGCATTGAGGCCGGAACATATCTGGTGGCGGCCGCCATTACCGGCGGGGAATTGGAAGTGGCGGATTGCCCGTTTCAGGAGCTGGACGCGGTGAGCTACAAGTTGCGCGAGATGGGTGTTTGGCTCGAGGAACGGGATGACCATGTGTTGGTTCGTCCAGAAGGGCGCATTCGGGGCGTGGACGTGGTCACCCAGCCGTATCCGGGATTCCCCACGGACATGCAGGCCCAGCTCATGGCCCTGATGTGCGTTGCGGACGGCACCGGCTCCATCGAGGAAAAGATTTTTGAGAATCGTTTCATGCACGTTCAGGAATTGGCGCGGCTCGGTGCCAACATTACCCTGAAAGGACGTATGGGCATCGTGCGCGGCGTGGATCAGCTTGTGGGCGCGCAGGTCATGGCTTCGGATCTGCGGGCTTCGGCCTCACTGGTTTTGGCCGGTTTGGCCGCTTCGGGCAGGACCGAAATATCCCGCATCTATCATCTGGATCGCGGCTATGAAGGCATAGAGGACAAGCTCTCTGGCGTTGGCGCGCGTATCTGGAGGGAAA